The Streptomyces tendae DNA segment CCGGCGTGAACGGGCCCCGGACCGCGCCCGCCGCCGGGGACAGACCCGTTCCGCATCGCTTGCCTCCGGGGGGATTCCGGCTCCCCATCGGGCATGACCACCTGCGGTAGCACCGCGATGGCGTGACCGGGTCCCGATCAGCCCGCCGTGACCGTCTCCCGCACCGTGCCGTCCGGCCCGGCCACCAGCACCGGCGTGTCCGCCCCGCCCAGGTCCCGTACGGCCGCGCGGTCCTCGGCGGAGGCCGACTCCGCCTCCGTCACCACCGCCGCCGCCTCCAGCGAGGTCGCGCCGGACGCCACCGCCATCGCCACCGCCGTGCGCAGCGCGCTGAGCTGGAGCGAGTCCAGGGCGACCGTACCGGCGACGTACGTGCGGCCGGTCTCGTCACGTACGGCCGCGCCCTCGGGCACGCCGTTGCGGGCGCGGACGGAGCGGGCCAGGGTGACGATCTTGCGGTCCTCGGGGTCGAGGTCGGGAGTCTCGGTCATGATCCGAGCATAAGGGGGCGCTACGGGCGGTCGAGGCGCAGGCGGGCGGCTCGGGGGAGGCCCGCCACAACCAGGTCGTAGGAGTCCTCCACCAGCTCCCTGACCAGGCGGTCCGGGAGCTCGCCGGGGGGTCCGCCGGACACCGTCACCGTGTTCCAGTGCCGTTTGTTCATGTGCCAGCCCGGGACGATCAGGTCCGGGTGCTCGGCGCGCAGCCGGATCGCGTCCTGCGGGTCGCACTTGAGGTTGACCTTCAGCGGGCGCGCGCCCAGGTCCGTCAGGGCGAACATCTTTCCCAGCACCTTGAAGACCGAGGTCTCCGGGTTGAAGGGGAATTCCTCCACCGCCGCGTTGAAGGACAGGCAGAGCGTGCGCAGCCGCGCCGGGGTCACTCCTCCCCCGCCTCCTCGCCGGCCGGGGGCTTCGCCGGGCCCACCGGCTCCACCAGCACCGTCACGATCTTGTTGCGGCGGCCGGCGGAGGACTCCGCGGTGAGCCGCAGCTCCCGCCCGTCCGGCAGCTCCATGACGGCCGAGGCGTCCGCGATCGGCACCCTGCCCAGGCGCTTGGCGAGCAGGCCGCCGACGGTCTCGACGTCCTCGTCGTCGAACTCCTCCAGCCCGTACAGCTCACCCAGGTCGGTGATGTCGAGGCGGGCGGTGACCCGGTAACGGTCCTCGCCCAGCTCCTCGACGGGGGGCAGTTCGCGGTCGTACTCGTCGGTGATCTCGCCGACGATCTCCTCGAGGATGTCCTCAATGGTGACGATGCCCGCCGTGCCGCCGTACTCGTCGACCGCGACGGCGACGTGGTTGCGTTCCTTCTGCATCTCGCGCAGCAGGTCGCCGGCGTTCTTCGTGTCGGGCACGAAGAAGGCCGGGCGCATCGCCGTGGAGACGAGTTCGTTCTCCGCGTCCCGGCTGATGTGCGTCTTGCGGGCCAGGTCCTTGAGGTAGACGATCCCGACGATGTCGTCCTCGCTCTCGCCGGTCACCGGGATGCGGGAGAAACCCGAGCGCAGGGCGAGGGTGAGGGCCTGGCGGATGGTCTTGTACCGCTCGATGACCACCAGGTCGGTGCGCGGCACCATCACCTCGCGCACCAGGGTGTCGCCCAGCTCGAAGACGGAGTGCACCATGCGGCGCTCCTCGTCCTCGATCAGCGACTCCGCCTCGGCGAGGTCCACCAGCGCGCGCAGCTCCGCCTCGGAGGCGAACGGGCCGTGCCGGAAGCCCTTGCCGGGCGTGAGGGCGTTGCCGATGAGGATCAGCAGCGAGGGGATGGGGCCCATGATCCGCGCCAGCGGCACCAGCACGTATGCGGCGGCCGTGCCGGTGCTCAGCGGGTGCTGCCGGCCGATGGTGCGCGGGGAGACCCCGACGGCGACGTAGGAGACGAGCACCATGATGGCGATGGCGATCAGCAGCGCCTCGGCCGTCCCGTCGAACTCGCGCACGCTGCCGTAGGTGATCAGCGAGGCGGCGGACATCTCACAGATGATGCGGACCAGCAGCGCCACGTTGAGGTAGCGGGTGGGGTCCGCGGCGATCTGGGCGAGTTTGGCGCTGCCCCGGCGGCCGGAGCGTACGGCTTCCTCGGCGCGGAAGCTGGAGACGCGCGCGATGCCGGCCTCCGCGCAGGCGGCGAGCCAGGCGACGACGACCAGCGCGAGGGCCCCCAGGACGAGTTGCGCGCTCATGACACGGTCGGGGCCGGAGACGGGCCGGTGAGGCCCTTCTCCGCGCGCCAGCCGTCCACGATGGCCGCCTGAAGGCCGAACATCTCGGCCTTCTCGTCCGGTTCCTCGTGGTCGTAGCCGAGCAGGTGCAGCACACCGTGGACGGTGAGCAGCTGCAGCTCCTCGTCCATGGTGTGCCGCGTCGGTGCTTCCTCGCCCTGCTTGGCGGCGACCTCGGGGCAGAGCACGATGTCGCCGAGCAGCCCCTGCGGCGGCTCGTCGTCGTCCTTCGACGGGGGCCGCAGCTCGTCCATGGGGAACGACATGACGTCCGTGGGCCCGGGCAGGTCCATCCACTGGATGTGCAGCTGCTCCATGGCGCCGGCGTCCACCACGATCACCGAGAGCTCGGAGAGCGGGTGGATCCGCATCCGCGCGAGGGCGTAGCGGGCGATGTCGAGGATCGCCTGCTCGTCGACCTCGGTTCCGGACTCGTTGTTGACGTCGATCGACATCTGGTGCTCGGTCTACTTCCCCTTGTGCCCGGACCGGCCGCGGCCGCCCTTGTGGGTGCCGTTCTCGGTGCCGTGCGTGCTGTCGTACTTCTCGTACGCGTCGACGATACGGCCCACCAGCTTGTGCCGGACGACATCCTGCGACGACAGCCGGGAGAAGTGGACGTCGTCCAGGCCCTCCAGGATGTCCTGCACCTGCCGCAGACCGGACTTGGTGCCGTCGGGCAGGTCCACCTGGGTCACGTCACCCGTGATCACGATCTTCGAGTCGAAGCCGAGGCGGGTGAGGAACATCTTCATCTGTTCGGGGCTCGTGTTCTGGGCCTCGTCCAGGATGATGAACGCGTCGTTGAGCGTGCGGCCGCGCATGTACGCCAGCGGCGCGACCTCGATGGTGCCCGCGGCCATCAGGCGGGGGATCGAGTCGGGGTCGAGCATGTCGTGCAGCGCGTCGTACAGCGGGCGCAGGTACGGGTCGATCTTCTCGTACAGCGTGCCCGGCAGGAAGCCCAGCCGCTCGCCCGCCTCGACCGCCGGCCGGGTCAGGATGATGCGGTTGACCTGCTTGGACTGCAGGGCCTGCACGGCCTTGGCCATGGCCAGATAGGTCTTGCCGGTGCCCGCGGGTCCGATGCCGAAGACGATGGTGTGCTTGTCGATCGCGTCCACGTAACGCTTCTGGTTGAGCGTCTTGGGGCGGATCGTGCGACCGCGCGAGGACAGGATGTTCTGCGTGAGCACCTGGGCCGGGGTCTCCTGGCCGTCGCTCTCCCCGCTTTCGCTCGCCTTGAGCATGGCGATCGAGCGTTCCACTGCGTCCTCCGTCATCGGCTGACCGGTGCGGAGCACCAGCATCATCTCGTCGAACACGCGCGAGACGAGGGCGACCTCCGTGGCGTCGCCGACCGCGCTGATCTCGTTGCCCCGGACGTGGATGTCGGCCCCCGGGAAGGCCTTCTCGATCACACGCAGGAGGGAGTCGCCGGATCCCAGCACGGTCACCATGGGGTGCTGGGCGGGAACGGTGAACTGCACTCTCGCCTCCCCCTGCGCGGGGGTGTGAGCTGTGGGTGTCTGAGTCATGGGCCGGCTCTGAGGCCTGCGGTTCCTCCTCGTCACGGCCGCGCAGCTGTGGGCGGCCTCGCGACTCCCAGGGTACGACGCGGGGGTGACAAGCCCGTAGACCTTTTATCCGACCGGGCGATCGACCCCGTTCGCACTCTTCCCCGAGGACGCCGTCTCAGGCCGACCGGCGGAACCCGATCGTCGGCACCGCCCGCCGCAGCGGCCAGGGTCGCACCGCCTCCTCCGGGACCAGCCCGGCCAGGAAGCCGTAGCGCCGCAGCGCGGAGGGGTCCTGGCCCTCGACCGACTGCACCCTGCGCCACCACCCGGCGATCTCCGCCCAGCCAGGCGCGGACAGCGAGCCGCCGAACTCCTGGACGGACAGCGCGGCCGTCAGTCCCGCGAAGGCCAGCCGGTCGGCCAGCGGCCAGCCCGCCAGCGTGCCGGTGACGAAGCCGGCGACGAACACGTCCCCCGCGCCCGTCGGGTCCAGCGCCTCCACCTCGATGGCCGGCACCGACGCGGTCTCCCCCGTCCGCCGGTCCACCGCGTACGCGCCCTCCGCGCCCAGCGTGACCACGGCGACCGGGACGTGCTCGGTGAGAGCGTGGGCGGCGGCGTGCGGGGTGGCGGTGCCGGTGTAGCGCATGGCCTCCTCGGCGTTCGGCAGGAACGCCTCGCAGTACCTGAGGTCGTCCAGGCCCGCCAGGTCCCACGCCCCCGTGTCGTCCCAGCCGACGTCGCCGAAGATGCGGGTGCCCTTGCGGGCGGCCTGCGCGATCCAGGGGGCGCTGCGGCCGGGGGTGAGGGAGCGACGGCGGCCCGTGCGCGGGCGGGCAGTCGGGGCGGGCTCCTCGGGGGGCGGTTCGTGGCCGTGCGAGACCATCGTGCGCTCGCCCTCGTACGCCATGGAGACGGTGACCGGGGAGTGCCAGCCGGGGACCGTGCGGGACGGGGAGAGGTCGATACCCTCGCCCTGCTCCAGCGCGTCCCAGCAGTACTCGCCGTAGTGGTCGTCGCCGAAGGCGGCCGCGAGGGAGGTGCGCAGGCCGAGCCGGGCCAGGGCGGTGGCCATGTTGGCCACGCCGCCCGGGCTCGACCCCATGCCGCGCGCCCAGGACTCGGTCCCGCGCACGGGGGCGGAGCCGAGCCCGGTGAAGACGATGTCCAGGAAGACGGTGCCGGTGAGGTAGACGTCCCAGGCGGGCCCGTCCGGGCCGCGCAGGGCGGCGAGGGGGTCGACGTGGGGCGGGCAGGGTCCCGCGGCCGGTGCCTGCCCGGCTCTCTTGCCGGTCCTCTTCCCGTTCCTCTTCCCGGTGGACGCCATCACGGTGCGCTCCCTGACGTGGTGCGGTTTCAGCCAGTGTGCACCACACCGCCGACAGGCCGGCCGCCGTCACGCCGGGACGCCCCGGGGACCGTGCCGTCCGCCGTCGCCGGGGCCGGCTCCGGGACCCGTCACCAGCGGGGCACGGTGGGCCGGGTCCAGCCCGGTTCGGCGGTCCGCATGGCCGCCGCGTCGTCGCGGTCGCGCAGCGCGCCGTCGTCGTCCAGCCACCGCCGGTGCAGGGAGGCCAGCCGGTCCCGGTCGAGTTCGACGCCGAGGCCGGGCGCGTCCGGGACCCGTACGGTGCCGCCCTCGAAGGTGAGCCGCTCGGTGAGGACGTCCTCGGACTGCCAGGGGTAGTGGGAGTCGCACGCGTGGTGCAGGTTGGGCACGGTGGCCGCCACGTGGGTCATGGCGGCGAGGCTGATGCCCAGGTGCGTGTTGGAGTGCATGGAGACGCCCACGCCGAAGGTGCGGCAGATCGCCGCGAGGTGCTGGGTGTTGCGCAGGCCGCCCCAGTAGTGGTGGTCGGAGAGGACCACCTGGACGGCGTCCCGGGTGAACGCCTCCTTGATCTCGGCGAACGTCGTCACGCACATGTTGGTGGCGAGCGGCACTCCGGTCCGGGCGGCCACCTCGGCCATGGCGGGTGTACCGAGGGTGGGGTCCTCCAGGTACTCCAGGACGTCCCCGAGTTCCTCGGCGACCTTGAGCGAGGTCTCCACGGACCAGGCGCCGTTGGGGTCGAGACGCAGCGGGTGCCCGGGGAACGCGGCGGCGAGCGCGCGGACGGCGGCGATCTCCTCGTCCGGCGGGAAGACGCCGCCCTTCAGCTTGAACGACGTGAAGCCGTACACCTCCTTGAACCGGCGTGCCTGCTCGACGACGCCCGCCGGGTCCACGGCGGCGCCCCAGTCGTCCTTCTCCGCCGGCACGCCCTCGGGGTGGTCGGCCCACTTGTAGAACAGGTACGCGCTGTACTCGACGGCGTCGCGCACCTTGCCGCCGAGCAGGGCGTGCACGGGCAGGCCGAGGCTCTTGCCGAGGGCGTCGAGGCAGGCGACCTCCAGGGCGGAGAGCACGGACAGCCGCAGCTTGTCGGCGGTCTGCACGCCGCGCAGTCCGCCGACGTCGACCTGGCCGGAGACCCGGGCGGCATCGACGGCTATGTCGTCGGCCTCGGCGAACAGCCGGTTCAGGTCGCCGGCCGGGTGTCCGACGAGCTTGTCGGCGAGCGGCCGGGCCAGTTCCAGGTACTTGGTGTCGCCGTAGGTCTCGCCGAGGCCGGTGGTCCCGCCCGCGGTCACCACCTCCACGATCAGCCGGGGGGTGTACGGCTGGTGCACGCCCTGGGTGTTGAGCAGGGGCGGGTCGGCGACCAGCACCGGGGTGAGGCGGACCTCGGTGACGGTCAGGTCGTCCCGGGAGGTGGGTGGGGTCACAGGGCGGCTCCTACGAGGTGGGTCCGGCGTCGTGCGGGGTCCTGAGGTCATCTCCCTACGTAGACGGCGTCCACGTATGAGAACGAAGGTTAGAGGGGTGAATCAGGGGCGTCAATGGGGCGGCCGACCGTCGGGCAGCGGTCGCGCAGCGCCCGCCGGAGCGCGAAAAGCGCGCTGATACCCAGACCCCCGAACACCCAAACAGAAGAGTGGCCTAGATCACATCAACCTCGCTGCCGTTGCGCCGCTCCCGCTTGATACAAATTGCCCGCGCGTTCTCGTCCGTCGACGGTCGTCGCCCCCCATCTCCTTTTTCGCACCGTCCCTTTCGCACGCCCTGGGAACGCCCGTGTTCGCCCCTCGCACCACCCCCTGGCCCCTCGTCGCCCTTTTCACGGCCGGGTACCTCGCGCCGTATCTGCTGCCCACCACGGTCGGCCGGCTGGAACGCGGCCTCGCGCTGTCGGCCACCCAGGCGGGGGCCGTCGGCAGTCTGCTGCTGCTCAGCTCCGCCACGGCCGGGTTCCTGCTGGCCTCGCACGTCGAGCGGACCGGGCCGCGGACCCTGGCCCGCCTCGGGCTGCTCCTCGCCGTCGTCGGCTACGGCGGGGCCGCCCTGACCACCGCCGTCCCCGCCGTGGTCGCCGGTGCCGTGATCGGCGGCTTCGGCTCGGGCACGGCCACCACGGTCGCCGCCACCCGGATCGCCGCCGAGAAGGACCCACACCGGGCCTCCACCCTGGGACTGCTCAGCGTGTCCGCGCTGGCGGGCGCGGTCTACCTGACGGTGCCGCACCTGCCCGGGCACGGGCTGACCCTCGCCGCCATCGCCCTCACCGCGCTCGCGGTGTGGCCGCTGACCTCCCGGCTGCCCGGCGGCACGACCGTCCCGCTCCCGGCGGAGCCGGACACCGACGCCTACGGCACCGGCACCGACCGCCTGCCGCACCGGCGTTCGGGCATGGTGCTGGCCGGGGCGATGCTGCTGTGGTCCATGGCGCAGAACGCGCTGTGGGGTGTCAGCGGACGCATCGGCGTCGACCAGGCGCACCTGTCCGAACCGACCGTGGGCGTGGTCTTCGCGCTGGCCCTGGGCGCGGGCCTGCTGGGTGTGCTGGGCGCGGGCGCGCTCGGCTCACGGCTCGGGCGCGCGCTGCCCATCGGCGGCGGCACGGTCGTCATCGCCGGCTGCATCGCGCTGAGCGCCTCGGCCGACGGGCTGGGGAGCTTCGCCTCCGGTGAGATCGCCTGGAACACGTTCTATCCGGTGGTGCTGTCGTACCTGATCGGGCTGGCCGCCTCGCTGGACCCGAAGGGCCGCTGGGCGGTGCTGGTCGGCTCCGCGTCCGCCCTCGGCACGGCGGCCGGACCGATCACCGGCAGCGTGCTGTCCGCGCTGGCCGGCTTCCCGGTGATGGGCGCGGTGCTCGCGGCGGGTCTGCTGCTGGTCGCGGTGCCGATGACCGGCGTCGCCCTGCACACCGGCGGGCGTCCGCTGCTGCCGGGTGCGGTGCGGCGGCGTGGCGGTCACGCGGCGGCACTGCTCGCGGCCACCACGGGTACGCCCACGGGGCCGGTACCGGAGGTCGGGGCGCCGGAGCAGCCGGTGGTCGAGATTCCCCTCGACGGAACGCCTGCGGCGGCGCGGGGCGCCTACGACACGGCGGCGGCCACGCGGGGGCCGGGCGGGGTGTGAGCTCCCGTGGACCGCGCCCGCCTGCCCTCCCCGAGGACGGTGGGCCCGCGTCCGGCTGCGGGGGCCGCCGCGCCCACCCGTGCCGCCCGGGGCACCTCCCACGCCCGAGGCACTGGACGAGGCACGACTGCCCGCGGCTCCGACGGGGTCACCGGCGTTTGGGCAGAGCGACGCGTTGGAGGTCTCGGGCCACGGTCAGGTCGGCGTCGTAGCCCGTGGCGCGGGCCTGGCGTTCGAACTCGTCCGGGTCCGCGTAGCGCTGGCTGAAGTGCGTGAGCACCAGATGCCGTACGCCCGCGTCGCGGGCCACGCGGGCCGCCTGGCCGGCGGTCAGGTGGCCGAACTCCACGGCGAGTTCCTCGTCCTCGTCGAGGAACGTCGACTCGATGACCAGCATGTCGCAGCCCTCGGCGAGCGCGTACACCCCGTCGCACAGCCGGGTGTCCATGACGAACGCGAACCGCTGCCCGCGCCGCACCTCGCTGACGTCCTCCAGGGCGACCCCGTCCAGGGAGCCCTCGCGCTGGAGGCGGCCGACGTCCGGTCCCTCGATGCCGTACGCGGCGAGCCGGTCGGGCAGCATCCGGCGGCCGTCCGGTTCGACGAGCCGGTAGCCGTACGCCTCGACGGGATGGGAGAGCCGGCGCGCCTCCAGCGTGTAGCCGAGGGTGCGGGCGAGCGGGCCGTCGGTGTCGACGGGGTCCTCGGCGAGGTCGACGGTCTCGCGGTAGGCGGTCGCGTACCGCAGCCGGTCGAAGAACCGCTGCCCGGAGCGCGGGTAGTGCGCGGTGACCGGGTGCGGCACCTTGTCGAGGTTGATCCGCTGGATCACCCCGGCGAGCCCCAGGGAGTGGTCGCCGTGGAAGTGGGTGACGCAGATCCGGTTCACGTCATGGGCGGCGATCCCGGCGCGCAGCATCTGGCGCTGGGTGCCCTCGCCGGGGTCGAACAGGATGCCCTCGCCGTCCCAGCGCAGCAGGTAGCCGTTGTGGTTGCGGTGCCGGGTGGGGACCTGGCTGGCGGTGCCGAGCACCACCAGTTCACGGACGGACACGGCTTATCCGGGGGGCCATTCGAGACCGCGCCCGCCCAGGACGTGGGCGTGCGCGTGCCACACGGTCTGGCCGGCGCCGCTGCCGGTGTTGAAGACGATGCGGTAGCTCTCCAGCTTCTCGTCGTCCGCGACGGCCTGCGTCTCGCGCAGCACGTCCGCGGCGAGCTCGGGCGCCGCGGCGGCGAGCGCCGCGGCGTCCCGGTGGTGCGCCTTCGGGATCACCAGGACATGGGTGGGCGCCTGGGGGTTGATGTCACGGAACGCGACGGTCGTGTCCGTCTCGCGCACGATCGTCGCCGGGATGCTGCCCGCGACGATCTTGCAGAACAGACAGTCGTCCTGAGGTTCCCCAGCCATACGCCCTCCTCGACCCGACGATCACTACAGGGGCATGCTACCGATCCGGCCCCGGGCCGTCGTGCCGCACGGGTGCGGTCACGACAGCTCCGGCGCCACCTTCGCGGGCGTCTCCTCCAGCGCCTCCAGCGCCAGCCGCACCGCCTCGTCCAGCTGGACGTCCCGCCCGGCGGCGTAATCCTGCGGCCGCTGGACGACCTCTACGTCCGGGTCGACGCCGTGGTTCTCCACGTCCCAGCCGTACCCCTCCAGCCAGAAGGCGTACTTGGGCTGGGTGACCAGCGTGCCGTCGACCAGCCGGTAGCGGCTGTCGATGCCGATGACGCCGCCCCAGGTGCGGGTGCCGACGACAGGGCCGATGCCGAGTGCCTTGATCGCCGCGTTGACGATGTCCCCGTCGGAGCCGGAGAACTCGTTGGCGACGGCGACGACCGGCCCCCGGGGCGCGTCGCGCGGGTAGCTCTCCGCGCGCATCCCGCGCGGCAGGTCCCAGCCGACGATCCGCCGGGCCAGCTTCTCCACCACGAGCTGCGAGGTGTGGCCGCCGCGGTTCTCCCGCACGTCCACGACCAGACCCTCGCGCAGCACCTCCACCCGCAGGTCGCGGTGGATCTGCGCCCACCCGGGCGCCTGCATGTCGGGGACGTGGATGTAGCCGAGCCGGCCGCCGGACTTCTCCAGCACGTAGGCCCGCCGGTCGGCGACCCAGGCGTGGTAGCGCAGCGGCTCCTCGTCGGCGAGCGGGACGACGACCGCGTGCCGGGGCTCTCCCCCGCCGGCCGGTGACACGGTCAGTTCGACGGGCTTGCCGGCCGTGCCGACCAGCAGCGGCGCCGGTCCGGTCACCGGGTCGACCGGCTGTCCGGCGACGGCGACGATCGCGTCCCCCGGCCGGATCGCCACGCCGGGCGCGGCGAGCGGAGAGCGGGCCTCCGGGTCGGAGGTCTCGGCGGGCAGGACGCGGTCCACCCGCCAGCTGCCGTCCTCGTGCCGGGAGACGTCCGCGCCGAGCAGTCCCTGCCGGGCGCCGCCGCCGAAGCCGCCGCGCGGGGTGATGTAGGCGTGCGAGGTGCCGAGTTCGCCGTGCACCTCCCACAGGAGGTCCACCAGGTCGTCGTGGGTGGCCAGCCGGCCGAGCACGGGACGGTAGCGGTCCAGGACCCCGTCCCAGTCGACACCGCTCATGTCGGGACGCCAGAAGTTGTCCCGCATGATGCGGCCGTTCTCGTCGAACATCTGCCGCCACTCGGCGGCCGGGTCGACGAACTGGCGGACCCGGGCGAGGTCCACGGTGATGTTGGTGTCGCTGTCCTCGTCGCCGGAGGCACGCCGGTCGCTGGGTACGACCTTCAGCCGTCCGTCGGTCCACAGCAGCACCCGCTTGCCGTCCCCGCTGACCTCGAAGTGGTCGGCGTCGACGGCGAGATGCTCGATGCGCTGCTGGGCGAGGTCGTAGCGCTCCAGGTCGGTCTTGGGGTCCGGGTCGTCGGGCGTGGCCCGGGACGCGCCGAGCACGCCGCGCACCGGGTGCCGCAGCCACAGCACGCCGTCCTTGGCGGCGCGCAGGTTGCTGTAGCGGGAGGCCTCGACCGGGAAGGGCACGATGCGGTCGGCCAGCCCGTCGAGGTCGATGCGCGTGGTGGGCGTGCCCTCGCTGTCGGGGGTCTCGTCCCGGTCCGGGGTCTCGAACGGCCGGCCGTGCCGCTGCGGCCCGAACGGCGACGGGGTGGTCGCCGCCAGCGCGATCAGGTACGGCCGTACGCCCTCGACGAAGGCCAGGTCGAAGACGTGCTCGTCGTAGACCGGGTCGAAGGAGCGTGTGGACAGGAACGCGAGGTGCTTGCCGTCGAGGGTGAAGGCGGGCGCGTAGTCCTGGAAGCGCAGCGGGGTCGCCTCGGTGACCGACAGGTCGGTGGTGTTGGCGAGCTTGATCTGGCTGAGCGGACGCGGGCCGGGGTGGGACCAGGCGAGCCAGGTGGAGTCGGGCGAGAACACCAGCCCGGAGACGTCGCCGTCCTCGCTGCGGTCCACCTCGCGGACCTCGCCGGTCTCCCGCTCGACGAACAGGACCCGGCCGTCGTGCGAGGCGATCGCGGCGCGGCTGCCGTCGGGTGCCATCGCCAGCTCCACGACCCTGCCGAGCTGTCCTGCCGCCAGGCGGCGCGGGGTGGCGCCGGGGGCCGGTCCGGTGGCGGGGGCGAACTCCAGGGCGTCGTCGCCCTCGGCGTCCGTCACCCACACCACCCATTCCTCGCCGTCCGCGCGGAAGGTGCGCGGCCGGCGGGCCCGTACGCCCGGGGTCGCGGCGAGCGCGCGGGCGGGGCCGGAGCGGTGGGTGACCCAGTGGACGGTGCCACGCACGCAGACGGCGCTGCCGCGCGCGGTGTGGTCGGGGGACGCGGAGCCGAACCAGCGGGCCGCGTTCACCGGGAACGGCTGGAGGTCGACGCGCTGCCCGCCGAGCCGGACGTCGAGGCGGCGCGGCTCGGCCCCGTCGAGGTCGTCGAGGATCCACAGCTCGCCGGCGCCGGACCAGACGACCCGGCTGCCGTCGGTGGCCGCGTGACGGGCGTAGAAACCGTCCAGCGGGGTGTGACGGCGCAGGTCGGAGCCGTCGGCGAGGGAGGAGTACAGCGCGCCCGTGCCCTCGTGGTCGGAGAGGAACGCGATCTTCTCCCCCACCCACAGCGGGTACTCGATGTTCCCGTCGAGATCCTCGTGCAGCCGGACGAACTCGCCGTCGCCGTCGCGGTCGATCCACAGCTTGCCGGCGGTGCCGCCCCGGTAGCGCTTCCAACTGGCCGCCTCACGGCCCATCGTGGCGGAGAGCAGCACGGTGTGCGGACCCGCCGCGACATCACCGACCGGCCCGTACGGCAGGGTCTCGGCGGGGCCGCCGTCGAGCGGCACGGCGCGCGCCCAGGTACGGCGCACGCCGGCCTGGCCGTACGTGCTCAGCGCGAGGACGCGGCCGTCGGCGGTCCAGCCGCGGACCTGGGTCTTCAGACTGCCCCAGTGGGTCAGCCGCCGGGCGGGGCCGCCGTCGACGGGGGCGATGTGCACCTCGGGCGCGCCGTCGCGGGTGGAGGTCCAGGCGACGGTGGTGCCGTCCGGGGAGATCCGTGGATGGTTCACCGGCACGTTGTCCGCGCTGACCCGCCAGGCGCGGCCGCCGTCGAGCGGGGCGAGCCACACGTCGTCCTCGGCGGTGAAGGCGACCAACTCGCCGTGCGGATGCGGGAACCGGAGGTATGCGGTGGATGCGACCGATGCAGGCTGTGTCACCTGATCACCCTATGGGGGCCGCGCCCGGTCGGGCCAGGGGTTCGGATCACTTGCCCTCGACGGGGCGACAGGAGGGGTACTGGTCGCACCACACCGTCGTCGTGACGGTCACGGTGACGGTGGGCTCGGGGCCGCGCTGCGTGGGATCGCCCACCCGGGGCGGGTTCTTGGAGTCGCAGTCGCCCAGTCCCTGGACGTGGAACACCTGCCGGCCGTCCACCTTGGCGGTGAGGTCCCCGCGCACACAGGCGCCGTTGACGGCGTGGGTGACCCTGCCGGTGACGGTG contains these protein-coding regions:
- a CDS encoding carbohydrate kinase family protein; protein product: MASTGKRNGKRTGKRAGQAPAAGPCPPHVDPLAALRGPDGPAWDVYLTGTVFLDIVFTGLGSAPVRGTESWARGMGSSPGGVANMATALARLGLRTSLAAAFGDDHYGEYCWDALEQGEGIDLSPSRTVPGWHSPVTVSMAYEGERTMVSHGHEPPPEEPAPTARPRTGRRRSLTPGRSAPWIAQAARKGTRIFGDVGWDDTGAWDLAGLDDLRYCEAFLPNAEEAMRYTGTATPHAAAHALTEHVPVAVVTLGAEGAYAVDRRTGETASVPAIEVEALDPTGAGDVFVAGFVTGTLAGWPLADRLAFAGLTAALSVQEFGGSLSAPGWAEIAGWWRRVQSVEGQDPSALRRYGFLAGLVPEEAVRPWPLRRAVPTIGFRRSA
- a CDS encoding cytidine deaminase, which translates into the protein MTETPDLDPEDRKIVTLARSVRARNGVPEGAAVRDETGRTYVAGTVALDSLQLSALRTAVAMAVASGATSLEAAAVVTEAESASAEDRAAVRDLGGADTPVLVAGPDGTVRETVTAG
- a CDS encoding PhoH family protein, whose protein sequence is MTQTPTAHTPAQGEARVQFTVPAQHPMVTVLGSGDSLLRVIEKAFPGADIHVRGNEISAVGDATEVALVSRVFDEMMLVLRTGQPMTEDAVERSIAMLKASESGESDGQETPAQVLTQNILSSRGRTIRPKTLNQKRYVDAIDKHTIVFGIGPAGTGKTYLAMAKAVQALQSKQVNRIILTRPAVEAGERLGFLPGTLYEKIDPYLRPLYDALHDMLDPDSIPRLMAAGTIEVAPLAYMRGRTLNDAFIILDEAQNTSPEQMKMFLTRLGFDSKIVITGDVTQVDLPDGTKSGLRQVQDILEGLDDVHFSRLSSQDVVRHKLVGRIVDAYEKYDSTHGTENGTHKGGRGRSGHKGK
- a CDS encoding hemolysin family protein, which codes for MSAQLVLGALALVVVAWLAACAEAGIARVSSFRAEEAVRSGRRGSAKLAQIAADPTRYLNVALLVRIICEMSAASLITYGSVREFDGTAEALLIAIAIMVLVSYVAVGVSPRTIGRQHPLSTGTAAAYVLVPLARIMGPIPSLLILIGNALTPGKGFRHGPFASEAELRALVDLAEAESLIEDEERRMVHSVFELGDTLVREVMVPRTDLVVIERYKTIRQALTLALRSGFSRIPVTGESEDDIVGIVYLKDLARKTHISRDAENELVSTAMRPAFFVPDTKNAGDLLREMQKERNHVAVAVDEYGGTAGIVTIEDILEEIVGEITDEYDRELPPVEELGEDRYRVTARLDITDLGELYGLEEFDDEDVETVGGLLAKRLGRVPIADASAVMELPDGRELRLTAESSAGRRNKIVTVLVEPVGPAKPPAGEEAGEE
- the ybeY gene encoding rRNA maturation RNase YbeY, yielding MSIDVNNESGTEVDEQAILDIARYALARMRIHPLSELSVIVVDAGAMEQLHIQWMDLPGPTDVMSFPMDELRPPSKDDDEPPQGLLGDIVLCPEVAAKQGEEAPTRHTMDEELQLLTVHGVLHLLGYDHEEPDEKAEMFGLQAAIVDGWRAEKGLTGPSPAPTVS
- a CDS encoding MFS transporter, which produces MFAPRTTPWPLVALFTAGYLAPYLLPTTVGRLERGLALSATQAGAVGSLLLLSSATAGFLLASHVERTGPRTLARLGLLLAVVGYGGAALTTAVPAVVAGAVIGGFGSGTATTVAATRIAAEKDPHRASTLGLLSVSALAGAVYLTVPHLPGHGLTLAAIALTALAVWPLTSRLPGGTTVPLPAEPDTDAYGTGTDRLPHRRSGMVLAGAMLLWSMAQNALWGVSGRIGVDQAHLSEPTVGVVFALALGAGLLGVLGAGALGSRLGRALPIGGGTVVIAGCIALSASADGLGSFASGEIAWNTFYPVVLSYLIGLAASLDPKGRWAVLVGSASALGTAAGPITGSVLSALAGFPVMGAVLAAGLLLVAVPMTGVALHTGGRPLLPGAVRRRGGHAAALLAATTGTPTGPVPEVGAPEQPVVEIPLDGTPAAARGAYDTAAATRGPGGV
- a CDS encoding MmcQ/YjbR family DNA-binding protein, which gives rise to MTPARLRTLCLSFNAAVEEFPFNPETSVFKVLGKMFALTDLGARPLKVNLKCDPQDAIRLRAEHPDLIVPGWHMNKRHWNTVTVSGGPPGELPDRLVRELVEDSYDLVVAGLPRAARLRLDRP
- a CDS encoding glucarate dehydratase family protein — protein: MTSGPRTTPDPPRRSRPVTPPTSRDDLTVTEVRLTPVLVADPPLLNTQGVHQPYTPRLIVEVVTAGGTTGLGETYGDTKYLELARPLADKLVGHPAGDLNRLFAEADDIAVDAARVSGQVDVGGLRGVQTADKLRLSVLSALEVACLDALGKSLGLPVHALLGGKVRDAVEYSAYLFYKWADHPEGVPAEKDDWGAAVDPAGVVEQARRFKEVYGFTSFKLKGGVFPPDEEIAAVRALAAAFPGHPLRLDPNGAWSVETSLKVAEELGDVLEYLEDPTLGTPAMAEVAARTGVPLATNMCVTTFAEIKEAFTRDAVQVVLSDHHYWGGLRNTQHLAAICRTFGVGVSMHSNTHLGISLAAMTHVAATVPNLHHACDSHYPWQSEDVLTERLTFEGGTVRVPDAPGLGVELDRDRLASLHRRWLDDDGALRDRDDAAAMRTAEPGWTRPTVPRW